GACCTCGGCGACCCGGGAGGCCGGGATGCCGTTGCTGCGGGCCAGGCCGAGCAGGTGCTGGTGGGCCGAGCGGCCGGGGTGGCCCGCGCGGGCGTCGAGCAGGGCGCCGACCTCGCGCAACGGGTGCCGCAGCTCCTCGTACCGCTTGCCGCCCACCAGGGCCCGCCCGGACGTCGGCGCGTCCAGACCGACGATCATGCGCATGGTCGTCGACTTCCCCGCGCCGTTCGGGCCGAGGAATCCGGTGACCTTTCCCGGGTTGATCTCGAACGAGAGGTCCGAGACGGCCGTCTTGTCGCCGTACCGCTTGGTCAGTCGGTCCAAAGTGATCATCGCCTGGTGGCTCCTTCCAAAGTCACGTCCTCAACGCTAGGGAGAGGGGAAGGGCGAAAACATCTGGCGATCGGCAACGACCGCATTCGACTTTCGGCAGATCCGGAGCCCGCAACGCCTCTTGTAGCGTGCTGGAATGCACCGATGGCAGGCCGTGCGCCGACGAACCGAATCGCTTCTGCGGGTCCTGGGCTCCGAACGCCCGTTCGCCCGGCGTGGCGATCTGGTGCTGCTCCTGGTGCTGCTGGCGCCCTCCGCCTTCAGCACCGAGGCGCTCGTGAGCACGCCGGTCAGCTGGCTGACCGCGTGCCTGGTCATCACCGCGGCGGTGGTGGTGCAGCGCACCGCTCCGCTGCTGTCGCTGCTGCTCGCGGCGCTCCTCACGCTGTTCTATCCGTGGTTCGGCGCGAGCCTGTGGCCGTCGATGGCGACGGTGGTGCTGAGCTGCCTCGCGGGCCGCAGACTGACCCGGTTGTGGCCGGCGCACCTGGTGTTCCTGTGCGTCGCGGTGGCCGGTCTCCTGCTGGTGAGTACGGTCGCCCAGTCCAAGGACTGGCTGAGCCTGCTGATGACGGAGTTCATCGCCTGTGTGCTGCCCTGGTGGGCGGGCAACTGGTGGAGCCAGCGGACCGCGTTGACGCACGCCGGCTGGGAGCACGCCGAGCAACTGGAGTGGCGCCAGCGCTACATCGCCGACCAGGCGCGGCTGAAGGAGCGGGCCCGGATCGCGCAGGACATGCACGACTCCCTGGGCCACGAGCTGAGCGTGATGGCGCTGCTCGCCGGTGGTCTCGAACTGGCCCCGGGTCTGTCGGAGCAGCACCGGGAGTCCGTCGGGCAGTTGCGCGAGCGGTGCACGATGGCCACCGAGCGGCTGCACGAGGTGATCGGGCTGCTGCGGGAGGACCCCACGCCCTCGCTGACCCCCGCCCACGAGTCCATCGCCCAGCTCGTGCGCCGCTTCCAGCCGTCGGGCATGCCGGTGGATTTCCAGGAGGACGGGGCGCGGGACCGGCCGGGCACCCCGCTGCTGTCCGACCTCGCGGCCTACCGGGTGGTGCAGGAGGCCCTGACCAACGCGGCCAAGCACGCGCCGGGTGCCCCCATCACCGTACGGGTCACGCACACGGCGGACGAGACCGTGGTCTCGGTCGTCAACGAGCGGCCGGAGCAGGGTGCGGAGGCGCCCGCGACGGGCAGCGGGTCCGGGCTGATCGGCCTCGACGAGCGCGTCCGGCTCGCGGGCGGCACGCTGCGGACCGGCCCGCGGGCCGGCGGCTTCGAGGTGCACGCGCGCCTGCCGCGCAGCGCGTCCTCGCCGTCACGGCACATCGAACCGCCGGGCACCGGCACCGGCGGTCCGGGACCGCACCCCGACGACCACGACGCGGTCGGCGGCGGCGAGGACGCGGGTTCCGGGGCCGCTGCGACCGGGCGGGGTGCCGGGGCCGACGCGGCCCGGCCCGCGTCCGCCGCGCCCTGGCTCAGCGCCTCGCGGACCGCGCTGCTGCGCACCCGGGCCCGGCTCAGGCGCGACGCGCGGCGGGCCGCGTTGATCCCGGTGGTGCTCGGTGCCGCCATCGTGACGTTCCTCGGCGGGCTCTACGTCTTCACCTCGGCGACGACGTCGCTCAGCCCCGAGGAGTACGCCGGGATACGTGTCGGGGAGACCCGCGACGAGCTGGCGCCGGTGCTGCCGGACCGGCGGATCAGGAAGCCGCCGCCGGTCACCTCCGAGCCCGCCGTGCCGGCCGGGGCGACGTGCGAGTACTACCGGGCGAGCAGGAGTCTTCTCGACTTCGGCGACACCATGTACCGGCTGTGTTTCGAGGATGATGTCCTCATGGCCAAGGACACGCTCTGACCGACCATCTCTCACCACCAGGGAAGAACCGGATGATTCGCGTACTGCTCGCCGACGACGAGACCATCATCAGGGCCGGGGTCCGCTCCATCCTGACGACCGAGCCGGGCATCGAGGTGGTCGCCGAGGCGTCCGACGGGCGGGAAGCGGTCGAACTGGCCCGCAAGCACCGCCCCGACGTGGCGCTGCTCGACATCCGGATGCCGGAGATGGACGGCCTGACCGCCGCGGGTGAACTGCGGACCACCAACCCGGACACCGCGGTCGTCGTCCTCACCACCTTCGGGGAGGACAAGTACATCGAGCGGGCCCTCGACCAGGGGGTCGCCGGATTCCTCCTCAAGGCGTCCGACCCGCGCGACCTGATCTCCGGCGTGCGGGCCGTGGCGTCCGGGGGGTCCTGTCTCTCCCCGCTGGTGGCGCGTCGGCTGATGACCGAGCTGCGCCGGGCGCCCTCGCCGCGCTCGGAGGTGTCCGGGGAGCGCACCACGCTGCTGACCAAGCGGGAGCAGGAGGTCCTCGGCATGCTGGGGGCCGGGCTGTCCAACGCGGAGATCGCGCAGCGGCTGCACCTGGTCGAGGGCACGATCAAGACGTATGTCAGCGCCATCTTCACCCAGTTGGAGGTCCGCAACCGGGTGCAGGCGGCGATCATCGCCTACGAGGCGGGACTGGTGCAGGACGCCGACCTAGGGCGCTGAGCGGTCCTTGACGAAGCGGGCCAGCCGGGCCGCGCCCTCGGCGGCCCGGTCGGTGGTGAGGTAGCTGCACGAGAGCCGGATCTGCCGGTCGCCCGCGTCGTCCAGGTGGAAGTGGCGCATCGGGGTCCAGATGACGCCGTACTTCTCCGCGGAGACGTCCAGCGCGGCCTCGTCCGCCTCGAAGGGCACGTCGAGGGTGAGGAAGAAGCCGCCGTCGGGGTCGTTCCAGCGCACCCCGGCCGTCTCCGGTGAGCCGGGCGGCAGTTCGGCGGCGAGCGTCTCCCGCAGGCACCGCATGGTGGCCTGGTAGTGGCGTGCCGAGGACTCGTTGGCCGACCGCAGCCCGCCGCCGTTCTGGAGGAGCAGTCCCGCGACCGCGGCCTGGCTCAGGCTGGAGGTGTTGACGGTGACCATGCTCTTGACCTTGGCCACTTCGTCCGCGAGCAGACCCGGCGGGCGGCCGTCCGCGCCCGCCACCAGCTGGTCGGCGACGACGAAGCCGACCCGGGCGCCCGGGAAGGCGGTCTTCGCGAAGGAACCCAGGTAGACGACGCGCCGGTCGGTGTCGAGGGACTTGAGCGTGGGGCGGCGCACCCGGCTGAACACCCCGTAGGGGTTGTCCTCCAGGAGCAGCAGCCCCAGCCGGGCCGCGGTGTCGAGCAGGGCGGTGCGGTCCTCGCGGCGCATGCTGACGCCGGTCGGGTTGGAGCAGTCGGGCACCACGTACAGGCACCGGGCGCGCCGGCCGCTCGCCTCGATCTCCCGGACGGTGCGTTCGAGCCCTTCCAGGCTCGGGCCGTTCGGGGTGCCGGGCACGGGCACGACGGGGATGTCCAGCAGGCTCGCGGCGCCGGTGATGCCGACGTAGGCGGGGCTGTCGACGAGGAGCACGTCGTCGGGGCCGGTGAAGAGGGCGCGCAGGGTGAGGAGTACGGCCTCCTGGCAGCCGACCGTCACGACGACGGAGGCCGGGTCGACCGTCATGTCCTCGTCGACGGCGAGCATGCCCGCGACGATGTCCCTGATCTGGCCGGCGGTCTCGCCGTACTGGTAGAGCGCGGTACGGACGCGGTCCTCGGAGAGGCCGCGGGCGCGCAGGTGGTCGAGGTAGGTCTCGATGAGCCCGGGGACGCGCGCGACGTCGAAGTCCCCCTCGTACGGCCGCCCCGGCGCGAAGGAGATCGCCTGCGGATAGCGGAGGGTGACCTCGTTGAGGAAGGTCATCGTGTCGAGCAGCGGCGCGGAGAGGCTGGCGTGCAGACCGCTCCGCGGCAGCACACCTGCCGGTTCCGTGCTCACGCGGGCGGTCGTCATCCGTGGCTCCTGTCTGTGTGCGGCGCCGCACGGCGCTCGGCGGGCCGGCCGGGGTCGGGCCGGAACAGTGTGTCCGGGGTGATCGTCCCGGTCGTCGCGTGGCCCGTGAGGGTCATCGTGTCGGCGAAGTCCGCCGTCAGCAGGGTGAGCATGCGGCGTACGGCCGGTCCGCCGCCCGCCGCGAGGGCGTACAGCGCGGGGCGGCCGACGAGGACCGCGCGGGCGCCGAGGGCCAGGGCGGCGAGGACGTCGGCGCCGGTGCGGACGCCGCCGTCGAGGAGGACCGGGACGCGTCCGCGCACGGCGGCCGCCACCTCGGGCAGCGCCTCCAGGGTGGCGGGAGCACCGTCGAGCTGCCGGCCCCCGTGGTTGGAGACGACGACGCCCGCGACGCCCGCCCGCACGGCCGCCTCGGCGTCCGCCGCGGTCAGGACGCCCTTGGCGAGCACCGGCAGCCCGCTCTCCGCGCCCAGCCGGGCCACGAAGGACCAGTCCAGACGGCGGTCGAAGGCCAGCCTGCTGTGCGCCGAGGGGGTCGCGCTGCCGGCCGCCGCCGAACCGGCCAGGTTGGCCGGGGTGATGTGGGCGGGGACCGCGAAGCCGTTGCGCAGGTCGCGCAGCCGGCGGCCGGTGAACGGGGTGTCGACGGTGAGCACCAGCGCCTGGTAGCCGCTGTCCCGCGCGCGACGGGCCAGGTCCAGGGTGGTGCCGTGGTCGCGGAAGCAGTACAGCTGGAACCAGAGCGGCGCGCTCGCGGCGCGGGCCACCTCTTCGAGGGACCGGCTCGCGAAGGTGCTGACGACCAGCGGGAGCCCGAGCGCGCCGGTGGCGGCGGCGGTGGCGGTCTCGCCGTCCGGGTGGGCGAGTTCGTGGTAGGCGACCGGCGCGATGCCGACCGGTGCCGCCCACCGGGAGCCGAGCAGTTCCACGGAGGTGTCCGGCTCCTCGATGCCGGGCAGCGCCCTGGGCCGCAGCCGCACCGCGTCGAAGACGGCCTCGTTGGCGGCGAGGGTCCGCTCCCGTCCGGCGCCGCCCGCGATGAAGTCCCACACCGCGGGCGGCAGTTCCCGGCGGGCGAGTGCGGCGAAGTCGTCGAGCGTGAGCGGCTCCCGCGCCGGGTCCCCGGCGGTGGCATCGGCGGGCCGCCGGGTGGCGGTCGTCATCGACCGGCCACTTCCCGCTCCCTCTCGACGGCCTCGTACAGCGCCTTGATGTTGGAACTGCCGAAGCCGCGGGCACCGTTGCGCTGGATGTACTCGTAGAAGAGCGTGCCGCGCGGGTAGGGCGAGCGGGTGAAGATCTGCAGCAGGTAGCCCCACTCGTCGCGGTCCGCGAGGACGTTGGTCTCGCGCAGGTCGCCGATGGCGTCGGCCATGGCGCCGACCCGCTCGGTGAGCAGGTCGTAGTAGGCGCCCGGGGTGCGCAGGAAGGCCACGCCCCGGTTGCCGAGCGAGCGGACCGAGTCGACGATGTCGTCCACCAGGAAGGCCAGGTGCTGGACGCCCGGGCCGTCGTGGGCGGTCAGGAACTGGTCGATCTGGCCCGGCACCCGGGTGTCGTCGGGCTCGATGAGCGTGAAGGTGATGCCGCCGCCGGCGTTGCGCACGACGATGGAGTCCATCGCCTGCTCGCCCACCTCGATGTACTCGGAGGAGTAGTAGGGCATGTCGAAGGCCGCCTCGTAGAACTCGGCGGTGCTCCGCAGCGTGCCCGCCTCCAGGCAGACGGCGACGTGGTCGAGGAAGGGCCGGGGGCCCGCGTCGCCGGTGGCGGCCGGCAGCAGGGCCCAGTCGCGGTCGGGCGGCAGCAGCGCCGCGCCGTCCCCGTCGGTGGCGACCAGCGTGTGCCGGAGGTCCCCGAAGCCGGAGACGGCGGCGAACCAGGCGTCCTGGCCCGCCCGTTGCGAGGGCGTCGGCGTCTGCAGCGCCGTGGCGCCGGCGAGGACCGCGCGGTCGAAGCAGGACCGCACGTCGTCGCAGCTGAAGGCGAGGTCGGCGATGGAGTCGCCGTGCCGCTCCACGTACCGGGCGACGTCGGTGTCCGGCCGCAGCGCCTGGGTGACCACGAGGGTGACCTCACCGCTGCGCAGCACGGTGGACCGGCGGTCGTGCGTCCCGGTGGCGGGGCCCGCCACGGCCAGGGGGACGAAGCCGAGGCTGTCGACGAGGAAGCCGGAGGCGTCCCGGTCGTCCGCGACGTACAGCTCGGCGTACGCAATGGCACTGGGCGGCATGCGGATCTCCAATGAATGAAGGGGAGAAATACGGGAGCACCCGCCGGGGAAGAGGGTTCACCGCATTCTCGGGCAGCAATGGGAAATGCGCGTGACCACACTCTACAAATGACCCGTATAACCTCGCTATCAGCTGGTTATCAAGCTTCCTACCTGCGGTTATCCACTCGGATAACTATATTGACCATCTCGTCGCAGCCTTGCTAGCGTCCCAGTTCGCCCTTAATTGAATGCCATCCGGGCAACACCTTGTTTGTTTTAGTGCGCGCCACTGAGAGGCCGGGGGTTCCGGCGGAGGATTGTGAGGAGACAGGTGTCTGAGAACTCTTCGGTTCGGCACGGTCTGACCAGCGCCCAGCACGAGGTGTGGCTCGCGCAGCAGCTGGACCCGCGCGGCGCGCACTACCGGACCGGGTCCTGCCTGGAGATCGACGGGCCGCTGGACCACGCGCTGCTGAGCGCGGCCCTGCGGCACACCGTGGCCGAGACGGAGACGCTCTGCTCCCGCTTCCTCACCGACGAGGAGGGCCGGCCGTACCGCGCGTACTGCCCGCCCGCGCCGGAGGGTTCGGACGCCGTCGAGGGCCCGGACGGGGTGCCGTACACCCCCGTGGTGCTGCGCCACATCGACCTCTCCGGCCACGAGGACCCCGAGGGCGAGGCCCAGCGGTGGATGGAGCGGGACCGTGCGACGCCGCTGCCGCTCGACCGGCCCGGCCTCAGCAGCCACGCCCTGTTCACGCTCGGCGGCGGCCGGCACGTGTACTACCTGGGCGTCCACCACATCGTCATCGACGGCACCAGCATGGCCCTGTTCTACGAGCGGCTGGCCGAGGTCTACCGCGCGCTGCGGGACGGGCGCGAGGCCCCGGCGCACTCGTTCGGGGACACGGACCGGATGGTCGCCGGTGAGGAGGCCTACCGCGGCTCGGCGCGGCACGAGCGGGACCGGGCCTACTGGACCGGCCTGTTCGCCGACCGCCCCGAGCCCGTCTCCCTCACCGGCCGGGGCGGCGCCCGGGTGCTCGCGCCGACCGTGCGGAGCCTGACCCTCGGCCCGGAGCGCACGGGCGTGCTCGGCAGCGCCGCCGACGCGACCGGCGCGCACTGGGCGCGCGTGGTGATCGCCGGCGTGGGCGCCTTCGTGCACCGGATGACGGGCGCCCGGGACATCGTGGTCTCCGTGCCGGTCACCGGCCGCTACGGCGCGGGCGCCCGGGTGACGCCCGGCATGGTCTCCAACCGGCTGCCGCTGCGGCTGGCCGTGCACCCCGGCGACAGCTTCGCGCGGGTGGTCGAGAACGTGTCCGCGGCGATGAGCGGCCTGATGGCGCACAGCCGCTACCGCGGCGAGGACCTCGACCGCGAGCTGGGCGGCTCCGGGGTGTCGGGACCCACCGTCAACGTCATGCCGTACATCAGGCCGGTGGACTTCGGCGGGCCGGTCGGCCTGATGCGCAGCATCAGTTCGGGCCCGACGGCCGACCTGAACATCGTGCTGTCCGGCACCCCCGAGGACGGGCTCCGCGTCGACTTCGAGGGCAACCCGCAGGTGTACGGCGCCCGGGACCTGGACTCGTTGCAGGAACGCTTCGTCCGGTTCCTGGCCGAGCTGGCGGCCGACCCCGCGGCCGGTGTCGACGACGTGGCGCTGCTCACGCCGGACGA
The Streptomyces sp. NBC_01723 genome window above contains:
- a CDS encoding sensor histidine kinase yields the protein MHRWQAVRRRTESLLRVLGSERPFARRGDLVLLLVLLAPSAFSTEALVSTPVSWLTACLVITAAVVVQRTAPLLSLLLAALLTLFYPWFGASLWPSMATVVLSCLAGRRLTRLWPAHLVFLCVAVAGLLLVSTVAQSKDWLSLLMTEFIACVLPWWAGNWWSQRTALTHAGWEHAEQLEWRQRYIADQARLKERARIAQDMHDSLGHELSVMALLAGGLELAPGLSEQHRESVGQLRERCTMATERLHEVIGLLREDPTPSLTPAHESIAQLVRRFQPSGMPVDFQEDGARDRPGTPLLSDLAAYRVVQEALTNAAKHAPGAPITVRVTHTADETVVSVVNERPEQGAEAPATGSGSGLIGLDERVRLAGGTLRTGPRAGGFEVHARLPRSASSPSRHIEPPGTGTGGPGPHPDDHDAVGGGEDAGSGAAATGRGAGADAARPASAAPWLSASRTALLRTRARLRRDARRAALIPVVLGAAIVTFLGGLYVFTSATTSLSPEEYAGIRVGETRDELAPVLPDRRIRKPPPVTSEPAVPAGATCEYYRASRSLLDFGDTMYRLCFEDDVLMAKDTL
- the absA2 gene encoding two component system response regulator — translated: MIRVLLADDETIIRAGVRSILTTEPGIEVVAEASDGREAVELARKHRPDVALLDIRMPEMDGLTAAGELRTTNPDTAVVVLTTFGEDKYIERALDQGVAGFLLKASDPRDLISGVRAVASGGSCLSPLVARRLMTELRRAPSPRSEVSGERTTLLTKREQEVLGMLGAGLSNAEIAQRLHLVEGTIKTYVSAIFTQLEVRNRVQAAIIAYEAGLVQDADLGR
- a CDS encoding aminotransferase-like domain-containing protein, which gives rise to MTTARVSTEPAGVLPRSGLHASLSAPLLDTMTFLNEVTLRYPQAISFAPGRPYEGDFDVARVPGLIETYLDHLRARGLSEDRVRTALYQYGETAGQIRDIVAGMLAVDEDMTVDPASVVVTVGCQEAVLLTLRALFTGPDDVLLVDSPAYVGITGAASLLDIPVVPVPGTPNGPSLEGLERTVREIEASGRRARCLYVVPDCSNPTGVSMRREDRTALLDTAARLGLLLLEDNPYGVFSRVRRPTLKSLDTDRRVVYLGSFAKTAFPGARVGFVVADQLVAGADGRPPGLLADEVAKVKSMVTVNTSSLSQAAVAGLLLQNGGGLRSANESSARHYQATMRCLRETLAAELPPGSPETAGVRWNDPDGGFFLTLDVPFEADEAALDVSAEKYGVIWTPMRHFHLDDAGDRQIRLSCSYLTTDRAAEGAARLARFVKDRSAP
- a CDS encoding alpha-hydroxy acid oxidase, translating into MTTATRRPADATAGDPAREPLTLDDFAALARRELPPAVWDFIAGGAGRERTLAANEAVFDAVRLRPRALPGIEEPDTSVELLGSRWAAPVGIAPVAYHELAHPDGETATAAATGALGLPLVVSTFASRSLEEVARAASAPLWFQLYCFRDHGTTLDLARRARDSGYQALVLTVDTPFTGRRLRDLRNGFAVPAHITPANLAGSAAAGSATPSAHSRLAFDRRLDWSFVARLGAESGLPVLAKGVLTAADAEAAVRAGVAGVVVSNHGGRQLDGAPATLEALPEVAAAVRGRVPVLLDGGVRTGADVLAALALGARAVLVGRPALYALAAGGGPAVRRMLTLLTADFADTMTLTGHATTGTITPDTLFRPDPGRPAERRAAPHTDRSHG
- the hppD gene encoding 4-hydroxyphenylpyruvate dioxygenase, whose amino-acid sequence is MPPSAIAYAELYVADDRDASGFLVDSLGFVPLAVAGPATGTHDRRSTVLRSGEVTLVVTQALRPDTDVARYVERHGDSIADLAFSCDDVRSCFDRAVLAGATALQTPTPSQRAGQDAWFAAVSGFGDLRHTLVATDGDGAALLPPDRDWALLPAATGDAGPRPFLDHVAVCLEAGTLRSTAEFYEAAFDMPYYSSEYIEVGEQAMDSIVVRNAGGGITFTLIEPDDTRVPGQIDQFLTAHDGPGVQHLAFLVDDIVDSVRSLGNRGVAFLRTPGAYYDLLTERVGAMADAIGDLRETNVLADRDEWGYLLQIFTRSPYPRGTLFYEYIQRNGARGFGSSNIKALYEAVEREREVAGR